A DNA window from Turicibacter sp. TJ11 contains the following coding sequences:
- the rpsI gene encoding 30S ribosomal protein S9, translating into MTVQYLGTGRRKSSVARVRLVPGTGKVIINGREFEDYIPSAATRLDIMQPLTLTETTNQYDVLVNVNGGGLTGQAGAIRLGISRALLEVDAEYRATLKPMGLLTRDSRAKERKKYGLKAARRAPQFSKR; encoded by the coding sequence ATGACAGTACAATACTTAGGAACTGGTCGTCGTAAAAGCTCAGTTGCACGTGTACGTTTAGTACCTGGAACTGGAAAAGTAATTATCAACGGTCGCGAATTTGAAGATTATATTCCTTCTGCAGCAACTCGTTTAGATATCATGCAACCATTAACATTAACTGAAACAACTAATCAATATGATGTATTAGTAAACGTTAACGGTGGAGGTTTAACAGGACAAGCTGGAGCTATCCGTTTAGGAATCTCTCGTGCATTATTAGAAGTTGACGCTGAATACCGTGCAACTTTAAAACCTATGGGATTATTAACTCGTGATTCACGTGCTAAAGAACGTAAAAAATACGGACTTAAAGCTGCTCGTCGTGCACCACAGTTCTCAAAACGTTAA
- the ahpC gene encoding alkyl hydroperoxide reductase subunit C, with translation MSLINTEVKEFAVQAYHNGDFKEVTLESVKGKWSVFFFYPADFTFVCPTELGDLADNYAKFQEIGCELYSVSTDTHFVHKAWADASETIAKIQYPMLADPTGKLTRDFEVMIEEEGLALRGTFIVNPEGKIKAYEIHDNGIGRNAEELLRKVQAAQFVAEHGDQVCPAKWQPGAETLTPSLDLVGKL, from the coding sequence ATGTCATTAATCAATACTGAAGTTAAAGAGTTTGCTGTTCAAGCATATCATAATGGAGATTTCAAAGAGGTTACTTTAGAATCAGTCAAAGGAAAATGGTCTGTATTCTTTTTCTATCCAGCAGACTTTACATTTGTTTGTCCAACTGAATTAGGAGATTTAGCTGATAACTATGCTAAATTCCAAGAAATTGGGTGTGAGTTATATTCTGTATCTACAGATACTCACTTCGTTCACAAAGCATGGGCAGATGCTTCTGAAACAATCGCAAAAATTCAATATCCAATGTTAGCTGATCCAACTGGTAAGTTAACTCGTGATTTTGAAGTGATGATTGAAGAAGAAGGTTTAGCATTACGCGGAACATTCATTGTAAATCCAGAAGGAAAAATTAAAGCATATGAAATCCATGATAATGGAATTGGACGTAATGCTGAAGAGTTATTACGTAAGGTACAAGCTGCACAATTCGTTGCTGAGCATGGAGATCAAGTATGCCCAGCTAAGTGGCAACCAGGTGCTGAAACATTAACACCAAGCTTAGACTTAGTAGGTAAATTATAA
- the rplM gene encoding 50S ribosomal protein L13: MRTTFMQKSHEVDRKWFVVDAADKTLGRLSTEVATLLRGKHKPTFTPHVDCGDYVIVINADKITLTGNKLENKLYYRHSGYQGGLTVRTAKQMRENTPERMLELSIKGMLPKGRLGRAMGKKLFVYAGSEHPHAAQKPEVYELRG, translated from the coding sequence ATGCGTACAACATTTATGCAAAAATCTCATGAAGTAGATCGTAAATGGTTTGTTGTAGACGCTGCAGATAAAACTTTAGGACGTTTATCTACAGAAGTTGCAACACTTTTACGTGGAAAACATAAACCAACTTTCACACCACACGTTGATTGTGGAGACTATGTGATCGTTATCAATGCTGATAAAATCACTTTAACAGGAAATAAATTAGAAAACAAATTATACTACCGTCACTCAGGATACCAAGGTGGATTAACAGTTCGTACTGCAAAACAAATGCGCGAAAATACACCAGAGCGTATGTTAGAGTTATCTATCAAAGGTATGTTACCAAAAGGACGTTTAGGACGTGCAATGGGTAAAAAATTATTTGTTTATGCTGGATCTGAGCATCCACATGCAGCACAAAAACCTGAAGTTTACGAACTTCGTGGATAA
- a CDS encoding energy-coupling factor ABC transporter ATP-binding protein, with protein sequence MQIKFESVNHIYNANTPMEQRALYDINFDIEAGQFLAIVGHTGSGKSTLIQHMNGLLKPSSGCICIGEKVIKSDEKNKGLKEVRQYVGLVFQFPEYQLFEETVEKDIMFGPMNYGVSEEESRQRAHDVIRLVGLDEEVLQKSPFNLSGGQMRRVAIAGILAMNPDVLVLDEPTAGLDPQGQHEMMEMFKTLHQEYGKTIVLVTHDMNLVAEYAQEMIVMHRGVMKLKGTPQQVFKEVNILNECGITLPIAAQNYYELAKRCNLSLSDLPLTTDEFVSQIESLIGRE encoded by the coding sequence ATGCAAATTAAGTTTGAATCGGTAAATCATATTTATAATGCGAATACTCCAATGGAACAACGCGCACTGTATGATATTAACTTTGATATTGAAGCTGGGCAATTTTTAGCTATTGTTGGTCATACAGGTTCCGGGAAATCAACACTAATTCAACATATGAATGGCTTATTAAAGCCAAGTAGTGGATGTATTTGTATTGGTGAGAAAGTTATTAAATCAGATGAAAAAAATAAAGGTCTGAAAGAAGTTCGCCAGTACGTCGGTTTAGTTTTTCAGTTTCCTGAGTATCAGTTATTCGAAGAAACCGTTGAAAAAGATATTATGTTTGGACCAATGAATTATGGCGTATCAGAAGAAGAGTCTCGTCAGCGAGCACATGATGTCATAAGGTTAGTCGGATTAGATGAGGAAGTTTTACAGAAATCTCCGTTTAATTTAAGTGGTGGACAGATGCGCCGCGTCGCGATTGCAGGAATTTTAGCAATGAATCCGGATGTCTTAGTTTTAGATGAACCAACCGCCGGATTAGATCCACAAGGTCAACATGAAATGATGGAAATGTTTAAAACTTTACATCAAGAATATGGAAAAACCATTGTTTTAGTCACACATGACATGAATTTAGTTGCCGAGTATGCACAAGAAATGATAGTTATGCATCGTGGAGTCATGAAGTTAAAAGGAACCCCACAACAGGTGTTTAAAGAGGTTAATATCCTAAACGAATGTGGAATTACACTTCCAATTGCGGCTCAAAATTATTACGAGTTGGCGAAAAGATGTAATCTATCGCTAAGTGATTTACCGTTAACAACCGATGAATTTGTCAGTCAAATTGAATCATTAATAGGGAGGGAATAA
- a CDS encoding NusG domain II-containing protein, with protein sequence MKRFDMYVIIAVVVITGLLFTTFALQSKDHPEVVISLKGEEYARVPLDGKEHVYEVATELGYNKIIVDHSGVRIEEADCPDHDCIAIGTLNRVGQSVICAPHYLVIEIVGSNQAELDGMAI encoded by the coding sequence ATGAAACGTTTTGATATGTATGTTATCATAGCTGTAGTTGTCATCACTGGTCTTTTATTTACAACCTTCGCTTTACAGTCAAAAGATCATCCTGAAGTTGTTATTTCTTTAAAGGGAGAAGAATATGCTCGTGTTCCATTAGATGGGAAGGAACATGTGTATGAAGTTGCGACTGAACTAGGTTATAATAAGATTATTGTTGATCATAGTGGGGTTCGTATTGAGGAAGCGGACTGTCCAGATCATGACTGTATCGCCATTGGGACATTAAATCGTGTGGGGCAAAGTGTTATTTGTGCTCCTCATTATTTAGTGATTGAAATTGTAGGTAGTAATCAAGCGGAATTAGACGGCATGGCTATTTAA
- a CDS encoding energy-coupling factor transporter ATPase yields the protein MSEMIRLENVTFGYEENQSVLKDYSLSIKSGEFVTILGHNGSGKSTLSKLLVGLVEAQGGSIIVDNQLLTEDTVFDIRQKIGIVFQNPDNQFVGSTVRDDIAFGLENKCVDYDEMNRLVEEYAQKVGMTRFLDREPHRLSGGEKQRVAIAGVLALGAKIIILDEATAMLDPQGRQDIMELIHELAKDKDKTIIMITHHLDEAVQSDRIIVMNAGEIILEGTPKEVFAQKEQLESVKLDVPFAVKASYDLKKKGILSDICTSDEELMSELCKLSLNR from the coding sequence ATGTCAGAGATGATTCGATTAGAAAATGTTACATTTGGTTATGAAGAAAATCAATCTGTCTTAAAAGACTATAGTTTATCGATTAAATCAGGCGAGTTTGTGACTATTTTAGGGCATAATGGTTCTGGGAAGTCAACGTTATCTAAGTTACTCGTTGGATTAGTAGAAGCTCAAGGTGGAAGCATCATTGTGGATAATCAGTTATTAACTGAGGATACTGTTTTTGATATTCGACAAAAAATCGGGATTGTCTTTCAAAATCCTGATAATCAGTTTGTTGGAAGTACAGTGCGAGATGATATTGCATTTGGACTAGAAAATAAGTGTGTCGATTATGATGAGATGAATCGTTTAGTCGAAGAATATGCACAGAAGGTAGGAATGACACGCTTTTTAGATCGAGAACCTCACCGTTTAAGTGGTGGAGAAAAACAGCGTGTAGCTATTGCCGGAGTATTAGCACTTGGTGCAAAGATTATCATTTTAGATGAAGCAACAGCGATGCTTGATCCACAAGGTCGACAAGATATCATGGAATTAATTCATGAGTTAGCTAAAGATAAGGATAAAACGATTATTATGATTACCCATCATTTAGACGAAGCGGTTCAAAGTGATCGTATTATTGTTATGAATGCGGGTGAGATTATTTTAGAAGGAACACCCAAAGAAGTTTTTGCACAAAAAGAGCAATTAGAATCGGTGAAATTAGATGTTCCTTTTGCAGTCAAGGCATCTTATGATTTAAAGAAAAAAGGAATTTTAAGTGATATTTGTACAAGTGATGAGGAGTTGATGAGTGAGTTATGCAAATTAAGTTTGAATCGGTAA